Proteins found in one Terriglobia bacterium genomic segment:
- a CDS encoding aminodeoxychorismate/anthranilate synthase component II, translating into MILVIDNYDSFTFNLVQYLGELGQELKVARNDAVTPAQIELLAPAAIVISPGPGRPENSGIIVEVIRRFCGRIPILGVCLGLQALGVAFGGKVVPAPTLMHGKTSEIFHDGRTIFTGLANPFHATRYHSLIVANECLPGCLEISARTADDVIMGLRHRVSAVEGVQFHPESILTEEGMKLLGNFLSLAQLRGAADPGRLKTHESGDQP; encoded by the coding sequence ATGATTCTCGTCATCGACAATTACGACTCTTTCACATTCAACCTGGTCCAGTATCTGGGCGAACTGGGGCAGGAGTTGAAGGTCGCGCGCAACGATGCCGTTACCCCGGCTCAGATTGAGCTCCTTGCCCCGGCTGCCATCGTCATTTCCCCAGGGCCGGGCCGTCCTGAAAACTCCGGCATCATCGTGGAGGTAATCCGCAGGTTCTGCGGACGGATCCCGATCCTGGGCGTTTGTCTCGGCCTCCAGGCATTGGGAGTTGCCTTTGGAGGGAAGGTGGTGCCGGCGCCCACCCTCATGCACGGCAAGACCAGCGAGATTTTTCATGATGGGCGGACGATCTTCACCGGTCTGGCAAACCCGTTTCACGCCACGCGCTATCATTCCCTCATCGTTGCCAACGAATGCCTGCCCGGCTGCCTCGAAATTTCGGCGCGGACGGCGGATGACGTTATCATGGGATTGCGGCATCGAGTGTCGGCAGTCGAGGGGGTTCAGTTTCATCCGGAATCGATCCTCACGGAAGAGGGCATGAAACTGCTGGGAAACTTCCTGTCTCTGGCGCAATTGCGCGGTGCAGCGGATCCCGGCCGGCTGAAAACTCATGAATCGGGTGACCAACCATGA